A portion of the Candida dubliniensis CD36 chromosome R, complete sequence genome contains these proteins:
- a CDS encoding non-essential component of U5 snRNP, putative (Similar to S. cerevisiae LIN1), with protein sequence MTGQTDLFNKDNEFSVNNGNRRQRRTNKNDKLRLSYESDSSDDQGANSDDENNNKIQQKEDVFGDDNENDMFDSDRENDMFSDDNDNGNDNGNDEDDMFASDNEESASSEKNNNNDNDDDEIKETDESVNNYYNNIEDLNFDLFKNKKEPKIEAFNLKEETNSGKFDDEGNYIPDEQEEDSQSSDNDIWLDNYNTSDINKAKQAQAIREKRQRDKEKEKDHNVEPLEILLSDLISLLEPAESPLEALARLNPKKSKKNSKTVHNNSDESINRITNVCSSLINDKQIDDIYDLTREELMRKFQATTGRPYNVERGLKRSREECDDDNSEIENIDYGEKIWEFRWIGDEDILNGPYSNYEMDHWKKTYFENKVEVRKVGETEFKNVEYIDFT encoded by the coding sequence ATGACTGGTCAAACtgatttgtttaataagGATAATGAATTTTCAGTGAATAATGGTAACAGAAGACAAAGAAGAACCAATAAAAATGACAAACTACGATTAAGTTATGAATCAGATTCAAGTGATGACCAAGGAGCAAattctgatgatgaaaacaacaacaagataCAACAGAAAGAAGATGTATTTGGAGATGATAACGAAAACGACATGTTTGATAGTGATAGAGAAAATGATATGTTTTCTGATGACAATGACAATGGCAATGACAATGgcaatgatgaagatgatatGTTTGCTAgtgataatgaagaatcaGCATCTTCTGAGaagaacaataataacgacaatgatgacgatgagATAAAAGAAACAGATGAATCAGTTAACAACTATTACAATAACATTGAggatttaaattttgatttgtttaaaaacaaaaaagaaccCAAAATTGAAGCTTTTAActtaaaagaagaaaccaATTCTGggaaatttgatgatgaagggAATTATATACCtgatgaacaagaagaagattcaCAATCATCGGATAATGATATATGGcttgataattataatacaTCAGATATAAATAAAGCTAAACAGGCCCAAGCTATACGAGAAAAACGACAGAgagataaagaaaaagaaaaggatCATAATGTTGAACCTTTAGAAATTTTGCTTTCTGATTTGATACTGTTATTGGAACCAGCTGAATCTCCTCTTGAGGCATTGGCAAGATTAAATCCcaaaaaactgaaaaagaACAGTAAAACTGTGCATAATAATTCagatgaatcaattaatagAATCACTAATGTGTGTTCATCCTTAATTAATGACAAACAAATCGATGATATATACGACTTGACAAGAGAAGAATTGATGAGGAAATTCCAAGCAACGACAGGACGTCCTTATAATGTTGAACGAGGGCTTAAACGATCTAGAGAAGAATGTGATGATGACAATTCTGAGATTGAAAACATTGATTATGGTGAAAAAATATGGGAATTTAGATGGATTGGAGATGAAGATATATTAAATGGCCCATATTCCAATTATGAAATGGATCATTGGAAAAAGacttattttgaaaataaagtaGAGGTACGAAAAGTTGGTGAAAcagaatttaaaaatgttgaatatattgattttacATAA
- a CDS encoding protein transport protein, putative (Similar to S. cerevisiae DSL1), whose translation MPSIEQQLEDQELYLKDIEQNISTTLSKINKTTLENDREFRKQFEEIPQDSHTDNENLTDLTISELNNKFEIITDNLNHLNELQEINFKLKEIETYLGKPKTLQSILDLQYLNNLFNKEIIIDTNSKYIIYKQIKKRIDSLHQDFIVQLNEYLTILLIPDPYTITNVAILQDFNRFLLKNGHNIDAYDKYKENWDKLVDSILESPSSNQSNLNLIVDELEDTIKLEFVSDNGNNNFIKSIINLIKFINELQYPTIKNYLNSKISKNIIDKISININQIINDKQQLTDLDELVVLCHENNWNVLSRMEEGSGSIKEKLNKLHLDWIVDNYVERIKKVFKSDAMKQTELIDFDTGKLNKEENKATNENSKNDDDGDDGWNDNWDDGWEEEEEEEKETDTGDKASHQDTSDERIVITKIPSELLILINEFSRSSSDLNHLITSIQALATVEYPSLANSFLLLNDLNYLSSKLSSSSDAQKLTQFVNCNWNQVLIKFYSELKIVLSSLNLENDELNNNNFDELDDYNLNQLSLIYKWFNILFEEKQLKSTNKPKFILLVIDLVEFINNWLIQMIFNLDDISEHQCTKITHIIDNLNNVTIPYIQELDGINKDSSIESYHKLNNVKFLVNNHLKDIMERFYQGELFNLETQELVNMIKSIFIQSELRDNYIQEIIEFRNMS comes from the coding sequence ATGCCATCTattgaacaacaactagaagatcaagaattatatttaaaagatattgaaCAGAATATATCCACAACATTATCCAAAATAAACAAGACAACCCTTGAAAATGATCGTGAATTTCGAAAACAGTTTGAAGAAATTCCTCAAGATTCACATACagataatgaaaatttaactgatttaacaatttctgaattaaataataaatttgaaattattactGACAATTTAAATCACTTGAATGAATTACAAGagatcaatttcaaattaaaagaGATTGAAACATACTTGGGGAAACCGAAAACATTGCAAAGTATTTTGGATTTACaatatttaaacaatttatttaacAAAGAAATCATTATCGATACAAATTccaaatatataatatacaaacaaattaagaaaagaattgattcaCTTCATCAAGATtttattgttcaattgaatgaatatTTAACCATTCTTTTGATTCCTGATCCATATACCATTACCAATGTAGCAATTTTACAAGATTTCAATCGGTttctattgaaaaatggaCATAATATAGATGCCTATGATAAATATAAGGAAAATTGGGATAAATTAGTGGATTCAATATTAGAGAGCCCTTCTTCAAATCAAtccaatttgaatttgattgttgatgaaCTTGAAGATACTATTAAATTAGAATTTGTATCTGATAAtggaaacaacaattttattaaatcaattattaatttaattaaatttataaatgaaTTACAATATCCcacaattaaaaattatttaaattctAAAATTTCCAAGAacataattgataaaatttcgatcaatataaatcaaattatcaatgacaaacaacaattgactGATTTAGATGAATTAGTAGTATTATGTCATGAAAATAATTGGAATGTTTTATCAAGAATGGAAGAAGGAAGTGGTTccataaaagaaaaattaaataaattgcaTCTTGATTggattgttgataattatgtggaaagaatcaaaaagGTATTCAAATCTGATGCCATGAAACAAActgaattgattgattttgatactggaaaactaaacaaagaagaaaacaaagCAACAAATGAGAACAGTAAAAACGACGACGATGGTGACGATGGGTGGAATGATAATTGGGACGACGGTtgggaagaagaagaagaagaagaaaaagaaaccgATACTGGTGATAAAGCATCTCATCAAGATACATCGGATGAGAGAATAGTTATTACTAAGATTCCTTCTGAACTATTAATACTTATCAATGAATTCAGCAGAAGTTCATCAGACTTGAATCACCTAATAACTTCAATTCAAGCATTAGCCACAGTTGAATATCCTTCATTAgcaaattcatttttattgCTTAACGatctaaattatttatcttcaaaattatcTTCCTCCAGTGATGCTCAAAAATTGACACAATTTGTCAATTGCAATTGGAATCAAGTACTCATTAAATTTTATCTGGAATTAAAAATTGTATTATCATCACTCAATTtagaaaatgatgaattaaacaacaacaactttgatgaattggatgattataatttaaaccaattaagtttgatttataaatggttcaatatattattcgaagaaaaacaattgaaatctaccaataaaccaaaatttATCTTATTAGTTATTGATTTGGTagaatttataaataattggCTTATTCAAATGATATTCAATCTTGACGATATAAGTGAACATCAATGTACCAAAATAACtcatattattgataatttaaacaatGTAACAATACCATATATTCAAGAATTGGATGGTATTAATAAagattcatcaattgaatcatatcataaattaaataatgttAAATTTTTGGTCAATAATCATTTGAAAGATATTATGGAAAGATTTTATCAAGGtgaattatttaatctTGAAACTCAAGAATTAGTAAATATGATAAAATctatttttattcaaagTGAATTAAGAgataattatattcaagaaattattgaattcagAAACATGAGCTAA
- a CDS encoding GTP/GDP exchange factor, putative (Similar to S. cerevisiae BUD5), whose protein sequence is MFQQPNYSDPAKHISTASSVYPDSNADSPEPSPRIPGQFEQIIIPRHKENPFRTNKPVEQQQQQQVNGRDDEHKFERMPKEGSNQTFQSYMTARSGAYSFEEEDYENEVGEDQPSDNGSVYSQNQEPQLRNAPSFSSINESIFHNSSKNTTLAHNENDETPLIDSSERYPDETPVVDDNGFLHEINQEEKDVLADEPVDSSEPTSLLPKQNLSKKFKRVSVALQNTRTSGESYNFRNVFQNNVEQANKTATQDNTAPGLERKSTYYRKLQEKKLQTSQEQQGTDAENMVITNDQYSEASSISTRASSTHTDTGDKVDEQDNYLVKKDSTNSSSNFVFHDNNLPSSYNLGGSKVNDDIPIRKDLINDHKAQSDLTERERLRMYNKSTAMSEEGGLNIVYKETDTTDDTYSKPLPSPTKSEEKDDNLSDFFIRALHSFDSSTLQSKSDASICLSFEKNDIAFLHTIDESGWGEVTLLETLQTGWIPMNYFSLVVTSGDEEDEDDTDSPEDNDNNNKIPNNHYLKPLLHACGQFLSNPLSHKDRRSKYTFSIKVINSIRDGVRLLLQQTDCLSRSNELVTKRPIVRKSRKSLLADWYNLMVKANEFKGTSNYSKIEILTLMVYQVSRKAVSFLEIWSAESKEIISRDQTGKKLYDDLNDCPLLKTPPLAKQRITEIHGVLFSYLGLIIGRLDLIEHNQIGCDMLETLAHQIILLLRELLFISRTGSEYSKEKPRELDSSLDGLLSLVSDLVASVKNLVVRTVNETEEDRIHKFGGPQLNGARDYYYTPEGGELLQIASRMVKAISVTVASIRKLLEITGDFKLSSERSYPDYFKMRIEPQEFIKKCSRGITKPPKDMPTQQATSGTTPNGIKAYKANRYSMIRAGKTGDLGLTDTGVNYLQSLNNDDNDDLDGSSPFTSSAPEFKPFTSEGGNESNNNNFDININDELSVDSNGNLLGGSFKGLVYTLTNEDSPPEYFFVSTFFICFRSFSTGIDLIEELITRFQVGTVSNDINIDLKLKKRRKLVARSFQLWMESYWNHEADYNLLTTLINFFNEGMSDYLPLDAIRLIDIGARLSSRPLVENRSRRIKDTNQLINRSITNVVKSPRKNGSILGDEINRYSMIDNYGLSKINSSSSTSTSSTNSVKSATLPMPLGATSASKTSLLTFSQLETIEKVNLTYRAILGNSWCSQKYINSIKYIPLDLSVLMPNFYIICDQSWVLSNYRPNLLDFNGLEIAKQLTLLESYIFCSIKPDELLNQNYTTKRAHLKLAPNVRLSLLFTNCLSGYVIESILQPNITIKLRISMVKIWLKIAISCLYLRNFNSLAAIITALESHLITRISSIWIKLEDKYTELYDYLSSIIHPEKNYRIYRNKLRNFLNSPIELDASPIPIVPYFSLFLQDLTFINDGNPNYRKANTFLNQKLINIDKYLKITRIIADIECLQISYLDDPNILPNDPNSSIENGDKPNYTINPVPPLQELILLELWKICQLNKTEEDRAWKLSCKIQPRDVS, encoded by the coding sequence ATGTTTCAACAACCAAACTATTCAGATCCAGCCAAGCATATCAGTACAGCATCTAGCGTATACCCTGACTCCAATGCTGACTCACCTGAACCATCACCACGTATACCAGGCCAATTtgaacaaataataatacctCGTCATAAGGAAAATCCATTTCGCACCAACAAACCAGTAgagcaacagcagcagcagcaggTTAATGGTCGTGATGATGAGCATAAGTTTGAACGTATGCCGAAAGAGGGATCTAACCAGACTTTCCAATCATATATGACTGCACGTAGTGGGGCTTATtcatttgaagaagaagattatgAGAATGAAGTAGGCGAAGACCAACCAAGTGATAATGGCAGTGTTTACTCACAAAACCAAGAACCTCAATTAAGAAATGCACCAAGTTTctcatcaataaatgaatcaatatttCATAACTCATCGAAAAATACCACACTTGCCCATAATGAGAACGACGAAACCCCACTTATAGATAGCAGCGAGAGGTATCCTGATGAAACTCCTGTAGTTGACGATAATGGATTTCTTCACGAAATCAaccaagaagaaaaagatgtTCTTGCAGATGAACCTGTTGATTCAAGTGAACCAACTTCATTACtaccaaaacaaaatttgaGCAAGAAATTTAAAAGAGTTTCAGTGGCTTTACAGAATACCCGAACTTCAGGGGAATCTTACAATTTTAGAAATGTATTCCAAAATAATGTGGAACAGGCGAATAAAACGGCAACTCAAGATAATACTGCTCCAGGACTTGAACGCAAAAGTACTTATTACCGGAAACTACAAGAGAAAAAGTTGCAAACATCACAAGAACAGCAAGGCACAGATGCAGAGAATATGGTGATTACCAATGATCAATACTCAGAAGCTAGTTCCATCAGTACCAGGGCATCAAGTACGCATACCGATACTGGCGATAAAGTTGATGAACAAGACAATTATTTAGTGAAAAAGGATTCGACAAATTCGTCATCAAATTTTGTATTTCATGATAACAATTTACCATCATCGTACAACCTAGGAGGGTCCAAAGTCAATGATGACATACCGATTCGaaaagatttaattaatgatcaTAAGGCACAACTGGATTTAACTGAAAGGGAACGATTGCGAATGTACAATAAATCAACGGCAATGTCGGAAGAAGGTGGGTTGAACATTGTTTACAAGGAGACAGATACCACTGATGACACATACCTGAAACCACTACCTTCTCCAACAAAAtctgaagaaaaagatgatAATTTGTCTGATTTTTTCATACGAGCATTGCattcatttgattcatCAACTTTACAATCCAAATCAGATGCATCtatttgtttatcatttgaaaaaaatgacaTCGCCTTTCTTCATACCATTGACGAATCCGGATGGGGGGAAGTCACTCTACTAGAAACATTACAAACTGGATGGATTCCAATGAACTATTTCTCACTTGTTGTTACTTCTGGTGATGAGGAAGACGAAGATGACACGGATAGTCCTGAAGATAAcgacaacaataataaaatccctaataatcattatttgaaacCATTATTACATGCTTGCGGTCAATTTCTTTCTAATCCATTAAGTCATAAAGACCGTAGAAGTAAATACACTTTTTCCATTAAAGtgatcaattcaattcgAGATGGTGTTAGGTTATTATTACAGCAAACTGATTGTTTATCTAGATCCAATGAATTGGTCACCAAAAGACCAATTGTACGGAAATCACGGAAGTCTTTATTGGCAGATTGGTATAATCTTATGGTCAAGGCCAATGAATTCAAAGGTACATCAAACTACAGCAAAATAGAAATCTTGACGTTAATGGTGTATCAAGTGAGTCGTAAAGCTGTATCATTTTTAGAAATATGGTCAGCTGAaagtaaagaaattattagtCGTGACCAGACCGggaaaaaattatatgatgatttgaatgATTGTCCATTATTGAAGACCCCTCCATTGGCCAAACAAAGAATCACTGAAATCCATGGTGTATTATTTTCCTATTTAGGGTTAATTATAGGGAGATTGGATTTAATTGAACATAACCAAATTGGGTGTGATATGTTAGAAACTTTAGCTCATCAAATTATATTACTTTTACGagaattattgtttatatcAAGAACCGGATCAGAATATTCAAAGGAGAAACCTCGCGAATTGGATAGTTCTTTAGATGGGTTATTATCTTTAGTCAGTGATTTAGTTGCTAGTGTTAAAAACTTAGTGGTTAGAACTGTTAATGAAACTGAAGAAGATCGTATACACAAATTTGGTGGGCCACAATTGAATGGTGCAAGAGATTACTATTACACTCCCGAAGGAGGAGAATTATTACAAATAGCATCAAGAATGGTTAAAGCCATTAGTGTGACAGTTGCTTCGATTAGAAAATTATTGGAGATCACTggtgatttcaaattaagTTCAGAAAGATCGTATCCAgattatttcaaaatgaGAATTGAACCACAAgaattcattaaaaaatGCTCACGGGGAATTACAAAACCACCAAAAGACATGCCAACGCAACAAGCTACTAGTGGTACTACTCCTAATGGTATTAAAGCGTATAAAGCCAACCGATATTCCATGATTCGAGCTGGTAAAACTGGTGATTTGGGCTTAACTGATACTGGGGTCAATTACTTACAATCATTGAATAATGATGACAATGACGACCTTGATGGATCATCGCCATTTACTCTGTCAGCTCCCGAATTTAAACCATTCACCTCGGAAGGAGGGAATGAgtcaaacaacaacaattttgatatcaatatcaatgaCGAATTATCGGTTGATAGTAATGGGAACTTATTGGGGGGTTCATTCAAGGGGCTTGTGTATACTTTAACTAATGAAGACCTGCCACCAGAATATTTCTTTGTGTCAACATTTTTCATATGTTTCCGAAGTTTTAGTACCggtattgatttgatagaAGAATTGATAACTAGATTTCAAGTTGGAACTGTTAGTAATGATAtcaatattgatttgaagttgaaaaaaagaagaaaattagTTGCTAGACTGTTTCAATTATGGATGGAATCGTATTGGAATCATGAAGCCGATTACAATTTATTGACGacattaatcaattttttcaatgaagGTATGAGTGATTATTTGCCATTGGATGCAATcagattgattgatattggTGCAAGACTTTCGTCGAGACCATTAGTGGAAAATAGATCTAGAAGAATTAAGGACACCAACCAATTAATCAATAGAAGTATCACCAATGTTGTCAAATCTCCAAGGAAAAATGGATCGATCCTTGGGGATGAAATCAATCGTTATTCaatgattgataattatgGGCTTTCCAAGATTAACAGCAGTAGCAGTACTAGTACTTCTTCCACCAACTCAGTGAAATCAGCAACTTTACCAATGCCACTTGGGGCCACCAGTGCTTCGAAAACATCATTATTGACATTTTCACAACTTGAAACTATTGAAAAAGTTAATCTTACTTATAGAGCAATTTTGGGTAATAGTTGGTGTTCAcaaaaatatatcaattcGATTAAATATATCCCATTAGATTTATCAGTGTTAATGCCCAATTTCTATATAATTTGTGATCAAAGTTGGgttttatcaaattatcgaccaaatttattagattttAATGGATTAGAAATAGCTAAACAATTAACATTATTGGAATCATATATTTTCTGCTCGATTAAACctgatgaattattaaatcaaaattatacAACCAAAAGAGCTCATTTAAAACTTGCCCCCAATGTTcgattatcattattattcacCAATTGTTTATCAGGATATGTCattgaatcaatattaCAACCAAATATCACCATTAAATTAAGAATCAGTATGGTGAAAATATGGTTAAAAATAGCTATTTCATGTCTTTATTTaagaaatttcaattcattagcTGCCATTATAACTGCTTTAGAATCTCATTTAATCACCAggatttcatcaatttggATTAAATTAGAAGATAAATATACTGAATTATACGATTATTTATCTAGTATTATTCATccagaaaaaaattatcgAATTTATCGAAATAAATTAAggaattttttaaattcacCAATAGAATTAGATGCATCACCTATTCCTATTGTACcttatttttcattatttttacaagatttaacttttattaatgatggTAATCCAAATTATCGTAAAGCTAATACatttttgaatcaaaaattaattaatattgataaatatttgaaaattacGAGAATTATTGCTGATATTGAATGTTTACAAATATCCTATTTAGATGATCCAAATATTCTCCCCAATGATcctaattcttcaatagaGAATGGTGATAAACCAAATTATACGATTAATCCAGTTCCTCCATTGcaagaattgattttattggAATTATGGAAAATTtgtcaattgaataaaaccGAAGAAGATCGTGCTTGGAAATTGAGTTGTAAGATTCAACCAAGAGACGTTAGTTAG
- a CDS encoding origin recognition complex subunit, putative (Similar to S. cerevisiae ORC5) has product MSLTLDELSLLKKEVKERDEEIDLLNAFVNKNPRLSSPCVIVHGYKSIGKTFTVTKFLKALGLKFSTVNCDECVSKKILLRRCFDRIRIDSGRQIGPINTRSDLAKYGNTGDSFSTFLSALELFADEFGYRDDHHVLLLDRFDQCFEYVNDLLAGFTRLKESSSLQNFTVIVVVAGEDPKEIVTLSNPHVYFKVYNETQIISILQQNRLCKFDDTLDNSPESIEFYNQYVKAIVDMFYSYTGSDMSLLIDFTKRLWDPFIEPIRQGRLQITEFVKCLKEGMHLFTDEDVVSNSGVIEFKTLQWEQQMSHGGHVQDLPLHSKFFLLASYLASYGNQRNDLHKYSKVKVVKYKKRQSTKSAKVTKGHMSKESIDTRLLSANFVDLERILAILSVIYRNYAPSLNHSDKDELLYMDDRIIENEEKKESERSRFTLTRNIDLSNQIATLFSLGLLSKTNSSDILTAKVRWKCNIDWDTAEGIAKSVNFPIAEFMIED; this is encoded by the coding sequence ATGAGTTTAACACTTGATGAATTgtcattattgaaaaaagaagtgaaagaaagagatgaagaaattgatttgttgaatGCATTTGTAAACAAGAATCCAAGATTACTGTCTCCATGCGTCATAGTTCATGGATATAAATCTATTGGCAAAACATTTACCGTGACAAAGTTTTTAAAGGCATTGGGATTAAAATTTTCTACCGTTAATTGTGATGAATGTGTTTCGAAAAAGATATTATTACGCCGATGTTTTGATAGAATTAGAATCGATAGTGGCCGACAAATAGGGCCAATAAACACCAGAAGTGATTTGGCAAAATATGGGAATACCGGTGATAGcttttcaacatttttatCAGCTTTAGAATTGTTTGCTGACGAGTTTGGCTATAGAGATGACCATCATGTTTTACTACTAGACAGATTTGATCAATGTTTTGAATAtgtaaatgatttattagcCGGGTTTACACGATTAAAAGAATCTTCAAGTTTGCAGAATTTCACtgtgattgttgttgttgctggtgAAGACCCTAAAGAAATTGTGACATTATCAAACCCACATGTTTATTTCAAAGTTTATAATGAAACCCAAATAATCAGTATTTTACAACAGAATCGATTATGCAAATTCGATGATACTTTGGATAATTCGCCAGAGAGTATAGAATTTTACAACCAATATGTTAAAGCAATAGTGGATATGTTTTATTCATACACAGGATCCGATATGTCATTGTTGATAGATTTTACCAAGAGATTATGGGATCCTTTTATTGAACCAATACGACAAGGTCGATTACAAATTACAGAATTTGTCAAATGTCTTAAAGAAGGTATGCACTTGTTTACTGACGAAGATGTTGTTAGTAATTCCGGAGtcattgaatttaaaacaCTCCAATGGGAACAACAAATGAGCCATGGAGGGCATGTCCAAGATTTACCTTTACattctaaattttttttacttgCATCTTATTTGGCATCATATGGGAATCAAAGAAATGATCTTCATAAATATTCTAAAGTGAAAGTAGTGAAATACAAAAAGAGACAAAGCACCAAATCAGCTAAAGTTACAAAGGGACATATGAGTAAAGAAAGTATCGATACACGTTTATTATCGGCCAACTTTGTTGATCTTGAAAGAATCTTGGCTATTTTGTCAGTCATATATAGGAATTATGCCCCTTCATTGAATCATTCAGATAAAGATGAATTGCTTTACATGGATGATCGGATAATAGAAAATgaagagaaaaaagaatcagAAAGGTCTAGATTCACTCTAACGAGAAATATCGATTTGAGTAATCAAATTGCAACGTTGTTTTCCTTAGGATTATTGAGTAAGACCAACTCCTCGGATATATTGACCGCCAAAGTAAGATGGAAGTGTAATATTGATTGGGATACTGCAGAAGGAATAGCAAAGTCAGTGAATTTTCCTATTGCAGAGTTTATGATAGAAGACTAA